A single genomic interval of Nonomuraea rubra harbors:
- a CDS encoding helix-turn-helix transcriptional regulator produces MDSATTTLVGREGEQARLAAFVEAAAGQALVVRGEAGVGKSTLLDYAVGLARQSGHLVIRATGVEAESELPYAGLHQLLHPLLSGAVRPDDGCRAVFDAAFAQHEGKPPSVMALGVAMLGLLSRVAAKQPLLLVLDDGQWLDDPSADVCGFVSRRIADSPVKLLVAVRADIASRFDTGALPERLVGALSDDDAARLLDRHHPALGKHARQMVLDQAQGNPLALLELPAHGAGHPGDELPPGASGRHDVPLPRRLQLLYGTRIAALSDTVRAELLMGALDGVGARPGDAGPGPRYRMRNVDEAVACGLLDTEPVTDDLTFRHPLVRSSVVQLATPNQRRAAHTALAQVHRDNLERRAVHLAAATLDPDEEVAEVLEAAAGSATRRGGAIAAVAWLTRAAELSENHADRSRRLGDAAFVAGHAALLGQARKLVLYGTAPDSAGSPASVLATAHLALYQDGDVRSTHRQVTAAIERLRSSAQPGEVLARLVILLLAISQYAADRALWQRAHELLDSLGDLVTEQPRVYSNTWSDVVRHGQGWSEPVERAAADLRGREPWEVTHLAVSAYHLDLLTQYRPYLQRAVAREVETGAVFSGMAMLNLTMLDQMAVGEWEAAERTGMRALALEMEHGHELFAHQTRGYLAQLAALRGQVGTARDLQAVVDAWARPRGIGFLTQLADAAGVTAALSAGDYETAYLYAIGITPPGTFAPYADQASRTLLDLVEAAMRTGRTDQARRHALAARDAGLPGLSPRLALITYGALAMTADGDEEAAEMYARAESHEAAARFPFELARIRLAHGNRLRRTQGRAAALRLLVLAAESFDRLGATGWAERARTELRGTGAAPRVSTLSLASLTWQERRIADLAAGGLTNKEIGKRMHLSPRTVSSHLYRVFPKLGITTRAALRDALSRMDEVTSPV; encoded by the coding sequence GTGGATTCAGCCACGACGACGTTGGTCGGCCGGGAGGGTGAGCAGGCGCGGCTGGCCGCCTTCGTGGAGGCCGCCGCGGGGCAGGCCCTCGTCGTACGGGGCGAGGCCGGGGTCGGCAAGAGCACTCTGCTCGACTACGCGGTGGGGCTCGCGCGGCAGAGTGGCCACCTCGTCATCCGGGCCACCGGCGTCGAGGCGGAATCCGAGCTGCCCTACGCCGGCCTTCACCAGCTGCTCCATCCGCTGCTCTCCGGTGCCGTGCGGCCGGACGACGGCTGCCGTGCGGTCTTCGACGCCGCCTTCGCCCAGCATGAAGGCAAGCCGCCGTCAGTCATGGCGCTCGGCGTCGCCATGCTCGGCCTGCTGTCCCGTGTGGCGGCGAAGCAGCCACTGCTGCTGGTCCTCGACGACGGCCAATGGCTGGACGACCCCAGCGCCGACGTCTGCGGGTTCGTGAGCCGCCGGATCGCCGACAGCCCGGTGAAGCTGCTGGTGGCCGTCCGCGCCGACATCGCCTCCCGCTTCGACACGGGGGCGCTGCCGGAGAGGCTGGTCGGCGCGCTCTCCGACGATGACGCGGCGCGCCTGCTGGATCGGCACCATCCGGCATTGGGCAAGCACGCCCGGCAGATGGTGCTGGACCAGGCCCAAGGTAATCCCCTGGCGCTCCTGGAGCTGCCCGCCCACGGTGCCGGCCACCCCGGCGACGAGCTGCCGCCAGGTGCCTCCGGCCGGCACGACGTGCCGCTGCCCCGGCGGCTCCAGCTCCTGTACGGCACCCGCATCGCCGCCCTCAGCGACACCGTCCGCGCGGAGCTGCTGATGGGCGCTCTCGACGGTGTCGGAGCACGCCCGGGCGACGCGGGCCCGGGTCCGCGCTACCGCATGCGCAACGTCGACGAGGCGGTGGCGTGCGGCCTGCTGGACACCGAGCCTGTCACCGACGACCTCACCTTCCGCCATCCGCTCGTACGGTCGAGCGTCGTGCAGCTGGCCACGCCCAACCAGCGCCGCGCGGCGCACACGGCGCTGGCGCAGGTGCACCGCGACAACCTCGAGCGGCGTGCCGTACACCTGGCGGCGGCCACCCTCGATCCCGACGAGGAGGTGGCCGAGGTGCTGGAGGCGGCGGCCGGTTCGGCGACCCGTCGTGGCGGCGCCATCGCGGCCGTGGCCTGGCTGACCCGCGCCGCCGAACTGAGCGAGAACCACGCCGACCGCTCCAGAAGGCTCGGTGACGCGGCGTTCGTCGCCGGGCACGCCGCGCTCCTCGGCCAGGCGCGCAAGCTCGTCCTGTACGGCACCGCACCCGACTCGGCCGGGTCCCCGGCCTCGGTCCTGGCCACGGCCCACCTGGCGCTGTACCAGGACGGCGACGTACGCTCCACCCACCGGCAGGTCACGGCGGCGATCGAACGCCTGCGCAGCTCTGCCCAGCCCGGCGAGGTGCTCGCCAGGCTGGTGATCCTCTTGCTCGCCATCAGCCAGTACGCCGCCGACCGCGCCCTGTGGCAGCGCGCCCATGAGCTGCTCGACTCCCTGGGTGACCTCGTCACGGAGCAACCACGCGTCTACAGCAACACCTGGAGCGACGTGGTCAGGCACGGGCAGGGCTGGTCAGAGCCGGTGGAGCGGGCGGCGGCCGACCTGCGGGGGCGGGAGCCCTGGGAGGTCACGCACCTGGCCGTGTCGGCGTACCACCTCGACCTCCTCACCCAGTACCGCCCCTACCTGCAGCGTGCCGTGGCCCGCGAGGTGGAGACCGGTGCGGTGTTCAGTGGGATGGCCATGCTGAACCTGACCATGCTGGACCAGATGGCGGTCGGGGAATGGGAGGCGGCCGAGCGCACCGGCATGCGGGCGCTGGCCCTGGAGATGGAGCACGGCCACGAGCTGTTCGCGCACCAGACGCGTGGCTACCTGGCGCAGCTCGCGGCGCTGCGCGGGCAGGTGGGAACGGCTCGGGACCTGCAGGCCGTGGTCGACGCCTGGGCTCGCCCGCGCGGGATCGGGTTCCTGACCCAGCTCGCCGACGCCGCCGGTGTGACGGCCGCGCTGAGCGCCGGCGACTACGAAACCGCATACCTCTACGCCATCGGCATCACGCCACCGGGAACGTTCGCGCCCTACGCCGACCAGGCCTCCCGGACCCTGCTCGACCTCGTCGAGGCCGCCATGCGCACCGGCCGCACGGACCAGGCCCGCCGCCACGCGCTGGCCGCCCGCGATGCCGGCCTCCCCGGGCTCTCCCCACGCTTGGCCCTGATCACCTACGGGGCGCTGGCGATGACCGCCGACGGGGACGAGGAAGCCGCCGAGATGTACGCGCGGGCCGAATCCCACGAGGCCGCGGCACGCTTCCCGTTCGAGCTGGCCCGGATCCGGCTCGCGCACGGGAACCGCCTGCGCCGCACCCAGGGCCGTGCGGCAGCACTGCGGCTCCTGGTCCTCGCGGCCGAGTCGTTCGATCGGCTCGGCGCCACCGGCTGGGCGGAGCGGGCACGAACCGAACTCCGGGGCACCGGGGCGGCGCCGCGCGTCTCCACGCTCAGCCTGGCCTCGTTGACGTGGCAGGAACGCCGGATCGCCGACCTGGCCGCCGGTGGCCTGACGAACAAGGAGATCGGTAAGCGGATGCACCTGTCGCCGCGTACCGTCAGCTCGCACCTGTACCGCGTCTTTCCCAAGCTGGGCATCACGACGCGCGCCGCACTACGCGACGCCCTGAGCAGGATGGACGAAGTCACGTCGCCGGTCTGA
- a CDS encoding EI24 domain-containing protein — translation MRSVRDFTAGVGFFFQGFGWVARNTRWWLFGLIPALIAFALYAGVLIFFGTNAYTVAEFLTPFADSWGWRELFRTLVGIALFVGGLVLAVLTFAALTLAIGEPFYEKLSAAADPLESEEEQPWWRTLPRSIRDSLVTLFFVLLFTIPLFFLGFVPVVGQTVVPVLGALVSGFFLTVELTTLALERRGLARKQRFALLRANKASALGFGVAVFLLFLVPFVAVIAMPAAVAGAALLVRTRLAPVS, via the coding sequence ATGCGATCAGTGCGCGACTTCACGGCCGGTGTCGGCTTCTTCTTCCAAGGGTTCGGATGGGTCGCCAGGAACACCCGGTGGTGGTTGTTCGGGCTGATCCCCGCGTTGATCGCGTTCGCGCTCTACGCCGGGGTGCTGATCTTTTTCGGGACGAACGCGTACACCGTGGCCGAGTTCCTGACGCCGTTCGCCGACTCGTGGGGCTGGCGGGAGCTGTTCAGGACGCTGGTGGGCATCGCGCTGTTCGTCGGCGGGCTGGTGCTGGCGGTGCTGACGTTCGCGGCGCTGACGCTGGCCATCGGGGAGCCGTTCTACGAGAAGCTGTCGGCGGCGGCGGACCCGCTGGAGAGCGAGGAGGAGCAGCCGTGGTGGCGCACGCTGCCCCGGTCGATCCGTGACAGCCTGGTGACGCTCTTCTTCGTGCTGCTGTTCACGATCCCGCTGTTCTTCCTGGGGTTCGTGCCGGTGGTCGGGCAGACGGTGGTGCCGGTGCTGGGCGCCCTCGTGTCCGGATTTTTCCTGACAGTCGAGCTCACCACGCTCGCCCTCGAACGCCGCGGCCTGGCCCGCAAGCAGCGCTTCGCGCTGCTGCGCGCCAACAAGGCCAGTGCGCTGGGGTTCGGGGTGGCGGTGTTCCTGCTGTTCCTGGTGCCGTTCGTGGCCGTGATCGCCATGCCGGCCGCGGTGGCGGGGGCCGCCCTGCTCGTACGGACCCGGCTGGCCCCGGTCTCCTAA
- the ftsH gene encoding ATP-dependent zinc metalloprotease FtsH translates to MERSGPPQASGKGKGKPPWRSEGLPGTPGGKPKINWWRFIVTLLVVYAGFFVVSSFVDSGSVETISYTEFTKQVSSKNVKDIYAQGLSVEGDLRSAAKNPESGEQYTKFATEIPAFANTDQLDQQLATGQVEITSQPITRGFFSNLLLSLLPVLLLAGLWIWIMRRGASMMGGGLGGLGKSKAAKPVEAGKVRVTFEDVAGIDEVENELVEIVDYLKDPGKYRKLGAKLPKGVLLAGPPGTGKTLLARAVAGEAKVPYFSASASEFIEMIVGVGASRVRDLFEEARKVAPSIVFIDEIDAIGRARGGAGGIGGHDEREQTLNQILTEMDGFSGAEGVIVIGATNRPEILDPALLRPGRFDRTVQVGLPDAAGRAAILSVHTRGVPLDGEVSPEQIAKTTPGMTGADLANLVNEAALLAAKRGKEKVTSADFADALEKLQLGAARSIVMPEEERTRTAFHEAGHALLGMLQPGADPVRKISIIPRGRALGVTLSTPDTDRYAYDEQYLRGRITGALGGMAAEQVVYGVITTGAENDLEQVTMIARGMVGRWGMSEKVGPLTILPNDGQQPQASPVTLAMVDEEARRIVDECYERAVRILTENRDKLDAIVTALLEHETLDELGAYTAAGLPRPAEDRPAAAAPVPAHFSEN, encoded by the coding sequence GTGGAACGCTCTGGACCGCCGCAGGCCTCGGGCAAGGGCAAGGGCAAGCCGCCCTGGCGCTCTGAGGGCCTGCCGGGCACGCCCGGTGGCAAGCCCAAGATCAACTGGTGGCGCTTCATCGTCACCCTGCTCGTCGTCTACGCGGGCTTCTTCGTCGTGTCGTCGTTCGTCGACAGCGGCTCGGTGGAGACGATCTCGTACACCGAGTTCACCAAGCAGGTGAGCTCCAAGAACGTCAAGGACATCTACGCCCAGGGCCTGTCGGTCGAGGGCGACCTCAGGTCGGCGGCGAAGAACCCGGAGAGCGGCGAGCAGTACACGAAGTTCGCCACCGAGATCCCGGCGTTCGCCAACACCGACCAGCTCGACCAGCAGCTCGCCACCGGCCAGGTCGAGATCACCTCTCAGCCCATCACCCGGGGCTTCTTCTCCAACCTGCTGCTGTCGCTGCTCCCCGTGCTGCTGCTGGCCGGCCTGTGGATCTGGATCATGCGGCGCGGCGCCAGCATGATGGGCGGCGGCCTGGGCGGGCTCGGCAAGTCCAAGGCGGCCAAGCCGGTCGAGGCCGGGAAGGTGCGGGTCACGTTCGAGGACGTGGCGGGCATCGACGAGGTCGAGAACGAGCTCGTCGAGATCGTCGACTACCTCAAGGACCCCGGCAAGTACCGCAAGCTGGGCGCGAAGCTGCCCAAGGGCGTGCTGCTGGCGGGGCCTCCCGGCACCGGCAAGACGCTGCTGGCCAGGGCGGTCGCCGGTGAGGCCAAGGTGCCGTACTTCTCGGCCAGCGCCTCCGAGTTCATCGAGATGATCGTCGGTGTGGGCGCCTCCCGGGTCCGCGACCTGTTCGAGGAGGCGCGCAAGGTGGCGCCGTCGATCGTCTTCATCGACGAGATCGACGCCATCGGCCGCGCTCGCGGCGGCGCGGGCGGCATCGGCGGCCACGACGAGCGCGAGCAGACGCTGAACCAGATCCTCACCGAGATGGACGGCTTCTCCGGGGCCGAGGGCGTGATCGTCATCGGGGCCACGAACCGGCCCGAGATCCTCGACCCGGCGCTGCTGCGTCCCGGGCGCTTCGACCGTACGGTGCAGGTGGGCCTGCCCGACGCGGCCGGGCGCGCGGCGATCCTGTCCGTGCACACGCGCGGCGTGCCGCTCGACGGCGAGGTCAGCCCCGAGCAGATCGCCAAGACCACGCCCGGCATGACGGGCGCCGACCTGGCGAACCTGGTCAACGAGGCCGCCCTGCTCGCCGCCAAGCGCGGCAAGGAGAAGGTCACCTCGGCCGACTTCGCCGACGCGCTGGAGAAGCTGCAGCTCGGCGCGGCGCGCAGCATCGTGATGCCGGAGGAGGAGCGCACCAGGACGGCCTTCCACGAGGCCGGCCACGCGCTGCTCGGCATGCTCCAGCCGGGCGCCGACCCGGTCAGGAAGATCTCGATCATCCCGCGCGGCCGGGCGCTCGGCGTCACGCTGTCCACGCCCGACACCGACCGGTACGCCTACGACGAGCAGTACCTGCGCGGGCGCATCACCGGCGCGCTCGGCGGCATGGCGGCCGAGCAGGTCGTGTACGGCGTCATCACCACCGGCGCCGAGAACGACCTGGAGCAGGTCACCATGATCGCCCGCGGCATGGTGGGCCGGTGGGGCATGTCGGAGAAGGTCGGGCCGCTGACCATCCTGCCCAACGACGGCCAGCAGCCGCAGGCCTCGCCCGTCACGCTCGCCATGGTGGACGAGGAGGCCCGGCGGATCGTGGACGAGTGCTACGAGCGCGCCGTCCGCATCCTCACCGAGAACCGCGACAAGCTGGACGCTATCGTGACGGCGCTGCTGGAGCACGAGACGCTCGACGAGCTCGGCGCGTACACGGCCGCGGGCCTGCCCAGGCCGGCCGAGGACCGCCCGGCGGCGGCCGCCCCCGTCCCGGCGCACTTTTCCGAGAATTAG
- a CDS encoding DUF4192 domain-containing protein, with the protein MTSNRPTPAPHRPHPAPATGGVPSPSTLPSALPPPSTLSLSPSPGSFEATDAMPAQLPAQLPEQPATRMPLQASEQASGPPPTPSPSTTPFTPEPCLTLTSPTDVLAAVPYLVGFHPSASLIVVGLARGQVKMVARWGLPFPPGTLDAMSPLFGREGITEIVIIGYGPGDLVTPAVDEARRLAAKDGVRVGEALRAHEGRYWSYVCDLATCCPAEGTPYDLSSSQIAAEATVRGLVALPNREALERTLAPVTGPVRLAMRRATSAAIADFQARVTAATDLTAFTGQFVSEALTRVHSALETHSDGGRLNDAEAARLGLDLTVMRVRDEAWTLMDDSHALLWKDLTRRLEPRFIPPVASLLAMAAWRSGNSVQATIALERALTADPAYSMANLLMHALQNLLSPTILQGRLPTPAELDKTMGPPCASWLLPLINLLDEEDPLPALE; encoded by the coding sequence ATGACGAGCAACCGCCCCACCCCCGCTCCCCACCGCCCGCACCCCGCCCCTGCCACCGGCGGGGTGCCCTCGCCCTCGACCCTGCCCTCGGCCCTGCCCCCGCCTTCGACCCTGTCCCTGTCCCCGTCCCCGGGCTCTTTCGAAGCCACCGATGCGATGCCCGCACAACTGCCCGCACAACTGCCCGAGCAGCCCGCCACCCGGATGCCCTTGCAGGCGTCCGAGCAGGCCTCCGGTCCCCCGCCCACGCCATCGCCCTCAACCACCCCCTTCACCCCAGAGCCTTGCCTCACCCTGACCAGCCCCACCGACGTCCTGGCCGCCGTGCCGTACCTCGTCGGATTCCACCCCTCCGCCAGCCTCATCGTCGTAGGCCTGGCCCGGGGGCAGGTGAAGATGGTGGCCCGCTGGGGCCTGCCGTTCCCGCCGGGCACGCTCGACGCGATGTCGCCCCTGTTCGGCCGCGAGGGCATCACGGAGATCGTCATCATCGGATACGGCCCGGGAGACCTGGTCACCCCGGCGGTCGACGAGGCCAGGCGGCTGGCGGCCAAGGACGGGGTCCGGGTGGGCGAGGCGCTGCGGGCTCACGAGGGCCGCTACTGGTCGTACGTCTGCGATCTGGCGACGTGCTGCCCGGCGGAGGGCACCCCGTACGACCTGTCCTCGAGCCAGATCGCGGCCGAGGCCACGGTACGCGGCCTGGTGGCCCTGCCCAACAGGGAGGCCCTGGAACGCACGCTCGCCCCCGTCACCGGCCCCGTACGGCTGGCGATGCGCCGAGCCACGTCAGCGGCGATCGCGGACTTCCAGGCCAGGGTCACGGCGGCCACAGACCTGACCGCCTTCACCGGGCAGTTCGTGTCCGAAGCCCTGACCAGGGTTCACTCGGCCCTGGAGACCCATTCCGACGGCGGCCGCCTCAACGACGCGGAAGCGGCCAGGCTGGGCCTGGACCTGACGGTCATGAGAGTCCGCGACGAGGCGTGGACCCTGATGGACGACTCCCACGCCCTGCTCTGGAAGGATCTGACCCGCAGGCTGGAGCCACGCTTCATCCCGCCGGTCGCGTCGCTGCTGGCGATGGCGGCCTGGCGTTCGGGTAACAGCGTCCAGGCCACCATCGCCCTCGAACGCGCCCTGACCGCCGACCCCGCCTACTCGATGGCCAACCTCCTCATGCACGCCCTCCAGAACCTGCTCTCCCCGACCATCCTCCAAGGCCGCCTCCCGACCCCGGCCGAGCTGGACAAAACCATGGGCCCACCCTGCGCCTCCTGGCTGCTCCCCTTGATCAACCTCCTCGACGAGGAGGACCCGCTCCCCGCTCTCGAATGA
- a CDS encoding RNA polymerase sigma-70 factor, whose translation MSRAEEFEELRPLLFSIAYRILGSVSEAEDAVQETWLRYESFPAQPASAKGFLAATVSRIAIDVLRSARVRREEYAGQWFPEPLLDDPYEDPERSAELADSVSMAALLLLERLSPLERAVFVLREVFGFGFGEVASAVGRSEAACRQLAVRARRHMDAGRARFEADRRERKALAERFFDAFREGDVDGLRELLAADVQMVGDSGGKAPLWGKGVFGAEHVARVLASFVTPFVRIGGVVETHELNGQPGAIFRDRDGRVVNILALDILDGQVQTIRAVINPDKLGHLGPVADAWTVVRETNRARRRPEDL comes from the coding sequence GTGAGCCGGGCCGAGGAGTTCGAGGAGCTGCGGCCGTTGCTGTTCTCGATCGCCTACCGGATTCTCGGCAGCGTGAGCGAGGCCGAGGACGCGGTGCAGGAGACCTGGCTGCGCTACGAGTCCTTCCCGGCGCAGCCCGCGTCGGCCAAGGGGTTCCTGGCGGCCACGGTGTCCAGGATCGCGATCGACGTGCTGCGCTCGGCCCGCGTCCGGCGGGAGGAGTATGCCGGGCAGTGGTTCCCCGAGCCGCTGCTCGACGACCCGTACGAGGATCCGGAGCGGTCCGCGGAACTGGCCGACTCGGTGTCGATGGCGGCCCTGTTGCTGCTGGAGCGGCTCAGCCCGCTCGAACGCGCGGTGTTCGTGCTGCGCGAGGTGTTCGGGTTCGGGTTCGGCGAGGTGGCGTCAGCGGTGGGACGCTCGGAGGCGGCGTGCCGCCAGCTCGCGGTGCGGGCGCGCCGCCACATGGACGCGGGCCGCGCCCGGTTCGAGGCGGATCGCCGGGAACGGAAGGCACTCGCCGAACGCTTCTTCGACGCCTTCAGGGAAGGGGACGTGGACGGGCTGCGGGAGCTGCTGGCCGCCGACGTTCAGATGGTCGGCGACAGCGGGGGCAAGGCGCCGCTGTGGGGCAAGGGGGTGTTCGGCGCCGAGCACGTGGCCCGCGTGCTGGCCTCGTTCGTCACGCCGTTCGTACGGATCGGCGGCGTCGTGGAGACCCACGAGCTGAACGGCCAGCCCGGCGCGATCTTCCGCGACCGGGACGGCAGGGTCGTCAACATCCTGGCGCTCGACATCCTCGATGGGCAGGTCCAGACGATCCGTGCGGTGATCAATCCCGACAAGCTCGGGCATCTGGGGCCGGTCGCGGACGCCTGGACGGTCGTCCGCGAGACGAACCGGGCCCGCCGACGGCCCGAGGACCTGTGA
- a CDS encoding SDR family NAD(P)-dependent oxidoreductase yields MNEHSAHRTVVLITGANKGIGRAAAEQLAALGMTVLMGARDPRRGEEAAAAVRAAGGDAHALTLDVTDAATIADAAKWIEERFGHLDVLVNNAAITGSGQVSPQDAVDQIPSTVDLDMVRAVFETNVFGVIALTNAMLPLLRRSSAPRIVNVSSGGGSLAISANPEGPLTDLPASAAYSPSKTALNALTVQYANELRKDGVLVNAAAPGYVATDINNHSGFLTPAQGAAVLVQLATLDAEGPTGGFFSAEGPVPW; encoded by the coding sequence GTGAACGAGCACTCCGCACACCGGACCGTGGTGTTGATCACCGGAGCGAACAAGGGCATCGGCCGCGCGGCCGCCGAGCAACTGGCCGCGCTGGGCATGACCGTCCTGATGGGCGCCAGAGATCCGCGGCGCGGTGAGGAGGCCGCCGCGGCCGTGCGGGCCGCGGGCGGCGACGCCCACGCGCTCACCCTGGACGTCACCGACGCGGCCACCATCGCGGACGCCGCCAAGTGGATCGAGGAACGCTTCGGCCACCTGGACGTGCTGGTCAACAACGCCGCCATCACCGGCTCCGGGCAGGTCTCGCCCCAGGACGCCGTCGACCAGATCCCCAGCACCGTCGACCTCGACATGGTCAGGGCGGTGTTCGAGACCAACGTCTTCGGGGTGATCGCGCTGACCAACGCCATGCTCCCGCTGCTGCGCCGCTCATCCGCGCCCCGCATCGTCAACGTCAGCAGCGGCGGCGGCTCCCTGGCCATCTCCGCCAACCCGGAGGGCCCGCTGACGGACCTGCCGGCGTCGGCCGCGTACTCGCCCTCCAAGACGGCGCTGAACGCTCTGACCGTGCAGTATGCCAACGAGCTGCGCAAGGACGGTGTCCTCGTCAACGCCGCCGCTCCCGGTTATGTCGCCACGGACATCAACAACCACAGTGGTTTCCTCACTCCTGCTCAGGGGGCTGCGGTGCTCGTGCAGCTCGCCACGCTGGACGCGGAGGGGCCTACCGGTGGCTTCTTCAGCGCCGAGGGGCCGGTGCCGTGGTGA
- a CDS encoding DUF937 domain-containing protein: protein MTLYDELLAGLGDQGVEQIAGMLGTDTLTARKVIEAVSGTIVGGMARNATHPEGADALRGALDDHMDADPFNGDVASLTRDGHSILGHVLGGQGTEQAAAQLSQLAGVNSATIMKLLPLIAPMIMSLLANRAASRDMDAGAVADDLNREESAIPGGLGELLGTLLGGIFGGTAVPKQAGPYDPYHDPMRSERQVAPGRSNPDW from the coding sequence GTGACACTTTATGACGAGCTTCTCGCCGGACTCGGAGACCAAGGAGTGGAACAGATCGCCGGCATGCTCGGCACGGACACGCTGACCGCCCGCAAGGTCATCGAGGCCGTGTCGGGCACCATCGTCGGCGGCATGGCCCGCAACGCCACTCATCCGGAGGGCGCCGACGCCCTGCGCGGAGCCCTGGACGACCACATGGACGCCGACCCGTTCAACGGCGACGTGGCCTCGCTGACCCGCGACGGGCACAGCATCCTCGGCCACGTGCTGGGCGGGCAGGGCACGGAGCAGGCGGCGGCGCAGCTCTCGCAGCTCGCCGGGGTCAACTCCGCGACCATCATGAAGCTGCTGCCGCTCATCGCACCCATGATCATGTCGCTGCTGGCCAACCGGGCCGCCAGCCGCGACATGGACGCCGGCGCCGTGGCCGACGACCTGAACCGCGAGGAGTCGGCCATCCCCGGCGGGCTCGGGGAGCTGCTCGGGACCCTGCTGGGCGGCATCTTCGGCGGCACGGCGGTGCCGAAGCAGGCGGGGCCCTACGACCCGTACCACGATCCGATGCGCAGCGAGCGGCAGGTGGCCCCGGGCAGGTCGAACCCCGACTGGTGA
- a CDS encoding DUF3616 domain-containing protein produces the protein MVEQVELRFDHASRASQTHTNLSALRQSSTGLWVAGDETASFEHLTWTGDHYGDQRTFMLADYIALPAGPQDEADIEGLARANGYLWLVGSHSLKRRKVKSKDPEKGAERLATVIREENRFILARLPLDPRTELPQRGSVLSGSQSLTAHLRNDPHLAPFLALPGKDNGFDVEGIAVTPEHVYVGLRGPVLRGWAVVLELRVEDAGKGRLRLSEPYRKHFLNLGGLGVRDMCPDGNALLLLAGPTMDLDGPVRVVRWRPGGRRQGVVPADELETVLELPYGVGCDHPEGLARLSDGRLIVVYDSPSPARITPAGGVLADVFKV, from the coding sequence GTGGTGGAACAGGTTGAGCTGCGATTCGACCACGCCTCGCGGGCGTCCCAGACGCACACGAATCTCTCTGCCCTCCGGCAGAGCTCCACCGGCCTCTGGGTGGCCGGCGACGAGACCGCCTCCTTCGAGCATCTGACGTGGACCGGTGACCACTACGGCGACCAGCGCACCTTCATGCTGGCCGACTACATCGCCCTGCCCGCCGGGCCGCAGGACGAGGCGGACATCGAGGGCCTGGCCCGGGCGAACGGGTACCTCTGGCTGGTCGGCTCGCACAGCCTGAAGCGCAGGAAGGTCAAGTCCAAGGACCCGGAGAAGGGCGCCGAGCGGCTGGCCACGGTGATCAGGGAGGAGAACCGCTTCATCCTGGCCCGGCTCCCCCTGGACCCGCGCACCGAGCTGCCCCAGCGGGGCTCGGTCCTGTCGGGCTCCCAGAGCCTCACCGCGCACCTGCGCAACGATCCACACCTCGCGCCGTTCCTGGCCCTGCCGGGCAAGGACAACGGGTTCGACGTCGAGGGCATCGCGGTCACGCCGGAGCACGTCTATGTAGGGCTGCGCGGCCCCGTCCTGCGCGGCTGGGCCGTGGTGCTGGAGCTGCGCGTCGAGGACGCGGGCAAGGGGCGGCTGCGGCTGAGCGAGCCGTACCGCAAGCACTTCCTGAACCTGGGCGGGCTCGGGGTGCGGGACATGTGCCCGGACGGGAACGCGCTGCTGCTCCTGGCCGGGCCCACCATGGACCTCGACGGCCCCGTGCGGGTGGTGCGCTGGCGGCCCGGCGGCAGGCGCCAGGGCGTCGTACCGGCCGACGAGCTGGAGACCGTGCTGGAGCTGCCGTACGGCGTGGGCTGCGACCACCCCGAAGGGCTGGCCCGCCTGTCGGACGGCCGGCTCATCGTGGTCTACGACAGCCCGTCGCCCGCCAGGATCACCCCGGCGGGCGGCGTCCTCGCGGACGTGTTCAAGGTCTAG
- a CDS encoding Maf family protein yields MIVLASASPARLALLRSAGLDPKVIVSGVDEDAYSAHSPAALSKVLATAKAEAVASGLEEGLVIGCDSILELDGRPYGKPATREEAVERWRLMRGRTGRLVTGHCVIDVAAGRQVAEVATTVVRFGQPSEEEIAAYAGTDEPLGLAGAFSIEGRGGWFVEGIEGDHGNVLGISLPLVRELFAELGYAVTSFWR; encoded by the coding sequence GTGATCGTCTTGGCCTCTGCTTCCCCCGCCCGCCTCGCCCTGCTGCGCAGCGCGGGTCTCGACCCGAAAGTGATCGTCAGCGGGGTCGACGAGGACGCCTACTCCGCCCACTCGCCGGCCGCGCTCAGCAAGGTGCTGGCCACGGCCAAGGCCGAGGCGGTCGCGAGCGGGCTCGAAGAGGGGCTGGTCATCGGCTGCGACTCGATCCTGGAGCTCGACGGGCGCCCGTACGGCAAGCCCGCCACCCGCGAGGAGGCCGTCGAGCGCTGGCGCCTCATGCGGGGCCGCACGGGCCGCCTGGTCACCGGCCACTGCGTGATCGACGTGGCCGCCGGCCGCCAGGTGGCGGAGGTCGCCACCACCGTCGTGCGCTTCGGCCAGCCCTCCGAGGAGGAGATCGCCGCCTACGCCGGCACCGACGAGCCGCTCGGCCTGGCGGGGGCGTTCAGCATCGAGGGGCGCGGCGGCTGGTTCGTCGAGGGCATCGAGGGCGACCACGGCAACGTGCTGGGCATCTCGCTCCCGCTGGTGCGCGAGCTGTTCGCCGAGCTGGGCTACGCGGTCACATCGTTCTGGCGCTAG